The proteins below come from a single Oenanthe melanoleuca isolate GR-GAL-2019-014 chromosome Z, OMel1.0, whole genome shotgun sequence genomic window:
- the LOC130265146 gene encoding protein FAM240B-like, giving the protein MNSQYMRHEVRGCETSDLRNFWEKTIEQQTQYLQNEKERQRRSALTKLRNEWMERLEKRIKMLRTQSEDPPS; this is encoded by the exons atgaaCAGCCAATACATGCGCCATGAAGTGCGGGGTTGTGAAACCAGTGACCTGAGGAACTTCTGGGAAAAGACCATTGAACAACAAACTCAGtatctgcaaaatgaaaaagaacGTCAGCGAAGAAGTGCTCTGACAAA GCTCAGAAATGAATGGATGGAGAGGCTGGAAAAACGGATAAAGATGTTGAGGACCCAATCTGAAGACCCACCCAGCTGA